TGATAATTCCCTGATATTAATTGCCATCTTAATCTGCTGTTTTTGTTTACATCGTGCATGTTTGAGAATTTATACTTTCTAGCAGTGAACTGATTTATACTGTTCAAGTAATTGAATCCAAAACTGGGAAAAACATAGTCATTTGCTCACAATGGGTCTGCTGCATTGGTCTTATTTAGAGGAAAATATGGAAGAATCGATAGTCTTTTTTGGCTCACTGGGAACTCAACGACTTCTTATTTTTTCGTGCAGGCATCGTCATCTTCGTCGTCTTCTCATTAAGTTGACAACTCCTTGTGGCTGATGGTGACTCAATGTTCCAACTGAAGTTTCAGTTAATAAATTCTACCGCCCTGCATGGGACAAATGTTGTTTGCGAGTTGTTTAGCACAAAACTGGTTTCTGACGATTGTGCTCATGTATTTGGtttcaagcttcagttgatatGTTGTGGGAAAGAATTCAATGTATGCTGCTGTTCCTTTTGATCAGTACTTGTCGCGCTCCTTGCTCTGCTCTCTGTCGCCTATAAGAAAACACCATTGGACTCACTTTCACTGCCCGTGATATGTATTTCATGGGCTTAATAGCAGCTCAATCGAGAAGAGGAATGGCGAGTCATggtgttgttttgtttggttGATGTTGGGCGACATTTCGTCGTGAAGGTCCGTGTTTGTATTCTTTTGCTTCAAGCTACGGGACCTATAGGCATTTAGCGCCATTTTGCTTCAAAGGACGATGGCATGGTTGAGATGGAGTTTTAACGTGTGACATGCCATCAGATCTGGGAGCATACCTGCCGCCGCCTAGTTGCTCGTGTTAACTTAAAATTCAGGTAGGACAAGCTCACCTGCGGTAACGTTGCACCAACAAAATATACCGTGGATTTTCTTGGTGCTCATCTCGTTCCGCCGGTTAAAAGTGTGTGTGATTTTATAGGTGATTGCGGGGCTGTCCAAGAGAAGAGGCCCTCTGCCGCGGAAGAGGCAGGATGAGTGCTCACTGCTCAGAGGTCAGAGCTGACGACTAGGTTGGTCCCCTGCACCGAGCGCCGCCCAATACCCTAGGAATGGAGCACTGCGCTTGAGCCGTCCACCGGCGGGGCCATCCTGAGCCCCGACCATCGGCACCGCTTCGCTTCCCTTCGCATTGGGAGGAAGAGGCCGCGTACGGAGGCGCAGCGGGTGACGAGGCCGACAGGGGAAGGGCTGAAGGAGGAGGGCTGGGCAGGACCATCTGCCGCCGCGCCGACACGGGCATGGCCGGCGGCGAACGGGCGGAGGCCATCATAGAGTGCTCCGAGTCCGAACCGTGAAGCACATCCGTGCGTGCGGTACGGACCTCCTGCTCTTCTCTGAAAATGTgtgaaatgcaatgcatgcttGCATCCCGTTGCTGTTCATTTCTGCATCACTGTCACTACCTGGTAATCATACGATTACATATCTGCACGACCTTAAATATGAAGGAAGAACATATACTCCGGCTGCTCAACACCCATGGAATGGAGCAGCCATCGGCTCCAGCAATCCACCGGTGAGAAGTAGTGTCGCCACGCCGCCCCGCTTCGTCACAGCCCTCACGGGGAAAACGAGGGCGCGTACGGAGGCGCAGCGGGTGATGAGGCCGGACATGAGAAAGGGgtgttggaggaggaggaggaggatgtcagGTCGTCCAAACGCCGTGACGAgatggtcgccgccgcggccgccggacgGGAAGGAGAAGGGCCGATTCACAAGCCATGAAAAAACTCAGGAGCCAAATTACATAAAACCCCCTAAAatggatcgcgatcaataatcgcgatccaaatatttacataaaaccccctaatttggatcgcggcGCGATCCAAATCAGGAGATTTTATGTAAAAGTTTGGATCGTGATCCAAATGAGGGTGTTTTCTGAAAAATGTGTTGGCCGCGGTTGAGAcgagacggaggcggcggcggcggcggcggcggcggccgatgcGCAGCGCAAAGAACGGCGTCCGCGCCGACGTGCCCATCGATTCCGCCCCGCCGCGCGACGGCGATTCCGCGCCGGGTTGGAGGTTATCCGATCCGGAGGGAGGTGAGGCGTCAGGGAAGTCGGATGGCAGTGAAGCACTGAAGCTGCGACGCcacggcatggcggcggcggaggcggtcaGCTAGTCCGATGAGGTCCTCCCGGTCATCAAGCACGTCCGTGAAGGACCAAAACAGGGGAAGACCACAGGTGACTGCCTTTTATCTCATCTCGTTTCGTTGAGACTGTCCACTGATTGCTGCATCCGGAAGATGCTGATCATCGCTGGCAACCGTGCTTATCAAAACCATCACAGCGCACTTAGTGAGGTCGAATCCGGCTTTTCTTGCTTTAGGCTCTTCGGTAATTTGATGCAAACTTTCTAACAAGAGTTTGGGAGGAAGCTTCAACTGTTGTTTCATCTTCACATCAAACAAGACGATCCCAAGTCATTTCATCGTTTTTACATCCTTAGTCAGTAGTCAGTTAAACAAAATGTATTCCCATGTTCAGGATTATGTCTACAGAGGGAGGATACAACAATTAGTTTTTGAGCATGTGTGAAGTTATGAATTTTGAAAAGGCTACTGTAGTTGACATTTGCAACTTTATTGACCTGACTTATCAGAAACCAAATAGAAACATGCTGTGAAATTTTTGCCCTTGTTAACACATTAATTAGCTAAGCAAGTACTAGTACTTGAACCATCCCATTTCCAGCACCACACACGTATTTTGTATCAAGTTACACAGAGAAGCCATGATTTCATAAAACATGGTCCGCAGAAATGTATGTGGCATGATACCGAACCCTTCAGTTTTGCTGTTCATGTCCTTCTTCAGCCAGCTTTGCCCTTTCTGTGAGCATAGATTCATTAAACAGCTTCAAAGTTGTCTTGCTTTTATGGTTGGAGTTTGGTATTCTTAATGCTGTATTTTATTTTCTGAATTTAAAGAGTACACAAGTATGATGAATTATCTCAGATATCTTTAGACATCAGAGGTTATACCCCAAATATTCTAGCATCATAATTTGGCCATATTTTCACACGTCACAACTCACGAGCATAACCAAGTTTGCTGTCTGTAGGTGTTGGGTTTTCTACAGAGCTAAGCAGGACGGTGCTGTGCTCTTGGTAATAGTCTATTTTATTTTGTCAATTCCCCCTCTACACTGTATCTTGGTTTCTTGAATACAAGCTAAGTAATTGCAATTCTTTCAGGGTTTGCGCCATCCTTGGGATGTGCATGATGGTCACTCACATAGTCATGGGCATGAACATGAGATATTAGCATCTGATCCCTTGTCTCCACTTTAGCTCCTTTTGTTAATGAATCTGAAAAAGGTGCTGTTGATTGATTACATGAATTCCCAATAATTTTAAATGTTACATTTGATGGTTTTTATTTCTCCTGACATCATATTTCTTTTCATAACGTTTTGATGCATTATACTATGTTGCCGCGTATCTAACTTTGTCACTGGTAGTGAGAAAAAAACACACCTATCATGTGCTGGGATTTCATAATCATTTTCATGTCATCATTATATATAGGGTGTCTTAACTGGTAAGGTTCTCACTTCATGAAATGTAGTGTGTTTCATTTAGAGGTACCAACTGGTTGATATTTTCCACTTGTCAACTAATTCTTTTTGCGGTAGTTGATTAGCTTAGTTCATTCTTCATTGTGTAAACATTCTTTGTTATTCCTTTTTGAAATGGACCTGCAATACCTGATCTTGCAGTGGAGTGTGGCTCTTAATTCCCAGCTGTCTATATGTACTGTTTTTGCTCACATCAGGCGTGTTTGAGTTATACTTTCTAGCACCGATGTATACAGTGGGTCTACTATGCTGGTCTgattaaagaaaaagaagaacgaAGCAAATGTCATTCTGTTCAGGCATCGTCGCCTTCTCATTAAGTTCACTACTACTTGCAGCTGACGGTGATTCAATGCTTGGCATGTTCCAATTCCAACCAAAGTTTCAGTTAACAAATTCTGCCACCCTGCATGTTGTTTGCGAGTTGTTTAGCACAAACTGGCTTCCTGACGACTGTGCTTATGTATTTGAtttcaagcttcagttgataaCCTGATCTATGTTGTGGGAAAGAATCCGGTGCTTgttgctgttccttgtgatcAGTACTTGTTTGTCGCCTATAAGAAAACACAATCAGCTTCATCTTTTTGTGCCCATAGCGTGTACTCTGTAGGCTTAATAGCAGCTCAAATCGAGAAGAGGAATGGCAAGTCATGACGTTTCTTTTTTGGTCATGAAGCCAGGTCCGTGTTTTGGCATTCAGATGCAAATTGCATTCAGGCAGTGTGCCGACAAGATGAGCAGATGAGCCCTGGCCAACGCCCAAGAGCAGCCATGACGACTCGACGAGGTCCcctgcacccgccgccgccactaccCGAGAATGGAGTGCTTGAGTCATCCGCCGGCGGCCCAACCCGAACCCCGCCGCAACGAAACGTGTTGGCCGCGGGTCGAAACGagacggaggtggtggcggcggcggccatggacacCCGGGCGACGCGCAGCGCAgggagcggcggccgcgccgatGGATTGCGCCCCGCGCGCGCGACGGTGATTTCCGCACTGGTTGGAGGTTATCCTATCCGGAGGGAGGTGAGGCGTCAGGGAAAGCGATGGCAGTGGCAGTGAAGAACTGAAACTGCGACGCgacggcatggcggcggcggaggtgtcAGCTGTCCGATGAGGTCCCTCCCGGCCATCAATTCACAAGTCTGTCCACGTACCGATTGCTGCACCGGAAGATGCTGATTGAGCATGGGCAAATCTGCATGCACTACCAACGTACACTAGCTAGTGCTTGTTTAATTCGAAATTCAGATGAAATGCAAACGCTGGCATGCCAAGTTGATGGGCGTGGATGTCTCTTGTCAACGATGGAGCAGCTTGTTGCAGGATTGTAATTGCAGAGGCGGTGCACGCGTATCCATCCAATCCACCCTGCATCGTCCACTTGGCACGCGCGGTGCTGACTGGCCGATCGCTCATCaagaagctagctagctgcccGCGTGCGTGCATGGCTGCAATCGAGGTCTCGAGTCGATCTCCATACTACTCCGCCCATGGCCAGCTGTgaaatgcatgcatcatgtacaGTTGTACACTGGCATTCTCGAAAAAAGAAAAGCGGCGTGTAGTAGGCTGACATGCAAACAGGTTTTGCATTATTGGCCTCGCACTGGCAGTATTAGTGACACAAGGCCAAGACTTTGGAATTTGGTAGTACAACACATCTCCAATGGTATAAGTTGATGCGAGTCCTATGTAAACTAGCTCTTCACTCCATGTAGTCTTATACTTATTGCACTGTTTAactaataaaaaaattgattgAGCTAGCTCTAAGCTAAACCATTGAAGACGTCTTGAGATCGCCGGATCGACCATATCTCGATGCATGATGCATGGCGGCTGCGCGGGACGATCAGAGAAACATGGTCGTAGCTGATCCATGACCACGTTGGAAGCTGGCGTATCGGTATCGATCGTCCTCTGCTACCGAGTGATTCAGAATGCAATCTGCACCACCCGACTGATTGACTGACAATTCTAGGTAGCAGTTGCTTGTTTAATCTGAGATTCAGATGGGCCGGGCCTGGCCGCGCGCGTGCCAAGTATAACGCATTGCTTGGTGGTGCACGCATATCCATAGATCCACTTGGCGGCAGTGCTGGCTGGCCGATCGACGGCCTCCCTCCGTGCatacgctgctgctgctgcagtcgAGGTCGAGGCCAGGCCAGCATGCTGTACCACTCCGATCGATCCAGCTGTGCTCGCTGGTCGCTGCCTCGCTCGCGATCCTGATGGATCCTCGATCCGTGCAAAAAAGTTGGGCTGGCATGCAGTTTTTGGGAAAAATGGGCTGGCatgcagtgccacaagcaaggccaCGGAACTGAACTTGCTGGCAGTGATTGAAGGTGAATGGCTGAATGCATCCCGATCGATCGTCTAACTGATGCTGATCGATCCCTGAGGCCTGGCGCCACCATCAGAAGCAAGCGGCATGGTTGGTGCAGGCTGCAGCGGCGAATCTGGAACTGGAAATAaacggccggccatggcgccaACCTAGCGAGCAGTGGTCCCTACTacacctagctagctagcttcccTGCTGGTGCCACCTGCTGCATCCAACTGCATATCCCAGCAGCGAGCTGCCAACGTACTACAAGTACGTACGACTCAAGGTAAGGTATATACtctgctgcaactgcaactatAATGTATGCAATGATATGCTGCCAGCCGCCTCAGTTAGCTGCTGTGTACGGTGGCGTGGAGATCGGATCGGTCGGAGGTggacgacgagtcgacgacaaCCCGCACGAGGGGCTGGGGGACCGGCCGGGAATCTCTGTTACTAGTTTATACTACTGTAGTTTATAAACAAACAAACTGGACGGAGCCTTCATCTTCATGCATGTCGCCTCATCTGGTTGTGTCTCCCAGTCGATGCGTGCTCCAGTTGATGCCTACGCTACGCATGCATCCGCCCTTAAAAATCATCATGGGCACCCACATCTACACACATATACTACATGCTAGCTACACCTTGCTCTGCTTATCTGTCAACTGTTATCGTCTTGCAATAATGCTACCATATAGCTGCTGTTTTCTTTAATTGTATATGTTCATAATATCTTAGTGCGTCCAATTTGTTCATGATCCACGCAGCTAAAGTGTAGCCAGCTAAAATATAAAGATttctttagctagctaaagtttagcctttaGCTGGGTAGCCACCCTTCATTTAATTTGGAGGAACAAGTAAGGGCATTTTAGTCTTTTAGCCCGTTCAGCTGGGTTCGACAAGCTAAAGGATAGTTGCCATCCAATTAGCTATTTTGTTAAGTGAGCCAATCAACCTCATTAACATGTAATGATTTTGGTAAGGCGAGCATCAGCTCGCCTCCCCTATATATGTCTGTCATAGCTAGCTATAGCCCGTAAAATTCTGCTATACCTAAAACCAAGCATGCGCGTATGAATTCATCATCTTGAAATGGTAATGGTAGATTTTAGGGGGACATAGGGCTCATACGTCGTGTATCCAATGGTGGATGATAGACGGACATACAATGAAAAAGGTACGGTAAACCATCGCTGACAACGAAAAGACACAAAAGTTGGCGAGAGGGTACACACGCTCTTGCACTGGTGTTGGACCCCGGACCTCCATGCCATAGCACACGAAGCCAAGCGAAACGAGTTATGTTCCATGCATGTATCCTGAAACAACTggtgatggagggagtagctcacAGTCAGATTGCTGATAGTGGAAATAGTATCTTCAACGACAAGGAATGCGGGCAAAGCTATTGTGATGAGGAAGGACACGGGAGTGAAACAGGTGAGGCTGCTTTAAAAACGTTCAACTAGGTAGTGGAGTACATAGTATAGCGCACCCAGTTGGAGCGTTGTCGTTGCGTCCGTACATGTCCGAGAGATCGATCCGAGATGATCGAGGAGCTGGCCTTCTGGGCGGCGGCATATGGAAATGCggatgcaaatgcaaatgcaaatgcaggaggaGGTAGCTAGCACGAAGCACGAGCGAAGCATCTGCCCACCCGCCGAGAAGTTGCCAACCTCCCCTCGCTCCAGCGCCTGTCTTCCTTGCCTCGCGGATCCTGTCTGATCTCTCCACAAAACCACACCAATGATCCAGCCATGAATTGTTAAACATCGTCTTACTACCACTAATCAGCGATCAATGATATGATGGGTGATCCCCTTGCAAATCCACACGCACGCACTCGCCAAACACAAAGCTTGCAGCCGCACCAGCTGAATTCAATTTAATTATATCCAGTGCATGCCCTAGTGATCTAGTAGTAATATATACTAGCTAATGCATATGATTAGCACACTAGCTAGCTATTGcacagatcgatcgatcggttaAGCAGAGATGTCTTAAACTAACCACCACCACCCTTTAGTTTGGATCGTGAGACGACAGGTCGATGTCTACTGGCAAAGCTAGAGCTCGAGGTAGCCCTAACGTTTATGAAGCGCCAAACTTGCAGCCTTGAGATCTGGACGCGTCGTAGCAAGTAAGCCTGCCGCCCATCTCGGATCATGTCGCCATGGCACCCCTGCAACGCAACGGCGCATGCGGCGCGCGAGCCCAACACCATCTCGTGTCCTGCTGTGCCCCGCCACCCTGCTGCCTCTTCCTTTGCAAGCGCCAAGGGTCAAATACTACAATATTACTGGGCTGGCTACCTTGTTGCTGCCTGTGCCTTTTCCTGCCTGTGCCTTTTCCTGCCTGTGCCTGATGCCTATTGCCTTCTGCTCTGCACCTAATTTTGGTTCCAATTTTGGAGTCATGACCTCCATGGCTCCCTCCATGGGTGAAAACGGCATCAATTAAATCACAAATAGTTAGGCAAGGTATGCAGAACAGGGATGACATAGACTTCATTTGGTAGAGGAAGGTTTATTTGAATCCATCGGACGTCAAAAGATTAATTAGCTCATTTTTTGttagaagagagagaaaaaaaagagtacaAAGAAAAAACAGACACCACTTTGGAGACACCATTCAGGTTGTGGCATCTGACAAGCCCAGGGTAAGGCACGAGCTGCAAAAATTGTTGAGTTGCAATTTTGGTTGACAACGGGCAGGACATGTGAGTTGACTTTAACCTTTTGCTTCTCGCAAgtcaaaagcaaaaaaaaactgaaacaaacatgtcttactccctccgttccaaattacaggtcATCTTAGCATTTCTAGATTAGTTTTTACTATGTTAGCATAGTATAGTAAAcgatatgaatctagaaatactAAAACGAAATATAATCTATTGTTATCATGCTGTCATGACAAAACAGTGTCTAGTAGCAGGGTAAATAGTTGTGTCGTCAGGGAGGTAGGGAGGCAAATATATATTTCCTTCCGCACTTTCCGAGCCATCGTCCTCAAATCAGAATATCATAGCAAGTGCACatataatatttttaatttcaaaatCTACATTTTATGAATAGTCATAGCGAAATAAACGTGGACGAAAGGAGTGCCTGATTTTAGTTCCTTCCACGAAGCTTGGTTGGTACTTGGTAGTAGTATTAGTTAGTTTTCAGGAACATTGTCCTTAATCTTGCATTGCCAAGTTGGCTCGTCTCCGATCTTAAtgttcaacatttattttctatatAAGGAACAGACAGAGATCGATTTTATTCAGAATTCGGAGATAAATAATACAGAGAAAGTGCTCGAGACAAGTTTTAAAATATGGAGTAGCTGCTGGCCTACTGTCACTCGCTGAACTCGTTCCATGTATGGCGGATCTGCAGCCTGATTTCATTCAGACGATCTGAAATCAGAGAAATACGTAGAAATCAGAGAACGGAAGCCAAGAATGATCCCTCCACACCGTGGCTGCTGCACGCCAGCCACTTGTCAAGTCTGACAACGGCGTGCTCCTGCTGCAAACGCTCAGGTTACAGCGCGTCTACGCTCCACTCGTTTTCAACTGCAGAGCACACATGGCCCCTCCCGCTAGACATGCCAACCAACTCCCCGCCGACGCCATCGATCGAGAGCTACCAGTTGATCGACCTGCATGCTCACCGTGCGCATCCTCGGCGTCTTTATAAACCCTCATCAACGCGCCGCACACGCACAGACACAGACAACAACTCCGGCATGGCGCCCAGCTTCGCTCGCTCCATCTCCTTCCCCCTGAGCCCGtcgaggtcgtcgtcgtccaagCCTGCCCGCATGGCGTCCGCCTACCACGCCCGGTCCGTGAGCCTGCCCTGCCGCTCCCACCCCATCCTCGCGCACCTCCACACCCACATCCGCGCCGTGCGCGCCTGGGcgcaggacgccgccgccgcctccgccgcccaggGCCTCGCGCACGTCGACGCACTCCACGCCGCGCTCGGCGACCTCCTCGACCTCCCCGAGGCGCAGGCCGCGCTCTCCGCCGGCGCCAGCCACGACCGACTCCTCGacgccttcctccgcctcgccgacgcGCACGGCAGCTTCCAGGAGGCCCTCGTCGACCTCAAGCGCGACGTCGCCGAGGCCCtcgccgccatccgccgccACGACGGCGCGCGCCTCGCCTCCGCGCTCAGGTCGCAGCGCAGGGTCGGCAAGGAGCTCGcacgcctcgccgccaccgccaaggACGGCGCCGCCAGGCCCTcgcgcctcggcc
Above is a genomic segment from Setaria viridis chromosome 4, Setaria_viridis_v4.0, whole genome shotgun sequence containing:
- the LOC117853736 gene encoding uncharacterized protein, encoding MPTNSPPTPSIESYQLIDLHAHRAHPRRLYKPSSTRRTRTDTDNNSGMAPSFARSISFPLSPSRSSSSKPARMASAYHARSVSLPCRSHPILAHLHTHIRAVRAWAQDAAAASAAQGLAHVDALHAALGDLLDLPEAQAALSAGASHDRLLDAFLRLADAHGSFQEALVDLKRDVAEALAAIRRHDGARLASALRSQRRVGKELARLAATAKDGAARPSRLGLGLGLGGSSAAEVEVAGLLAEAAAATASASAALFNTVAAMSASASAAACSCKRTAALMCLIKKVPEEEKETMALMERLEELEECIDDLESGSDKVFRSLVQTRVALLNVHTNIF